From the genome of Spinacia oleracea cultivar Varoflay chromosome 2, BTI_SOV_V1, whole genome shotgun sequence, one region includes:
- the LOC110785455 gene encoding patellin-3, whose amino-acid sequence MAEETKKPEEVVVPVPEPEKPVVQKDNPQPEPEKPDVEPTEKPIEESAEAEVEAAEPEKKIAQQISFKEETNVASELPEPQRKALEDLKKLIQESLEKHEFSSPPPPPPAKEEKKEEEKKEEESAAATTTTTAEEEKPVEEVVVAVAVASVPAVVEAVKTEEAPKTEETPKTEEVPVSVVVTEVKKEEEEKTVEDIKETIVVEVATTSTPPPATTPVAEETPKEEAEPAIPEPPKEPEEVSIWGIPLLADERTDVILLKFLRARDFRVKDAFTMIRNTVRWRKEFEVDTLLEEDLGNDYEKVVFTHGVDKHDRPVCYNVFGEFQNKELYQNTFSDAEKRKKFLRWLIQFLEKTIRTLDFSPKGVNSFVLVNDLKNSPGYGKRDLYKVIDKFLEILQDNYPEFAAKQVCINVSWWYLAYNWIYLTVFSPRSKSKFVFASPSKTAETLFKYIAPEQVPVQFGGHSKVGEHEFSPADSVTEVTVKPGSKHPIEFSFSEETELVWELRVIGWDVTYGAEFMPSKEGGYTLNITKPKKVTGADEPVICDTFKVTEPGKVVITIDNQSSKKKKLLYRSKVKVSSQ is encoded by the exons atGGCTGAAGAAACCAAGAAGCCCGAGGAAGTGGTGGTTCCGGTCCCGGAACCCGAGAAGCCCGTTGTTCAGAAGGATAACCCACAACCCGAACCCGAGAAGCCGGATGTGGAACCCACCGAGAAGCCTATTGAGGAATCCGCTGAGGCTGAGGTTGAGGCGGCTGAACCTGAGAAGAAGATCGCTCAACAAATCTCTTTCAAGGAAGAGACTAACGTTGCAAGCGAGCTTCCTGAGCCTCAGAGGAAGGCTCTTGAGGATTTGAAGAAACTTATTCAAGAATCCCTTGAAAAGCACGAATTCTCTTCCCCTCCTCCACCCCCTCCTGCTAAGGAGGAAAAGAaagaggaagagaagaaggaagaGGAGTccgccgccgccaccaccaccaccaccgcagaGGAGGAGAAGCCGGTAGAGGAGGTTGTTGTTGCGGTTGCGGTTGCTTCTGTCCCCGCTGTTGTTGAAGCCGTTAAAACCGAAGAGGCCCCCAAAACAGAGGAGACCCCAAAAACAGAGGAGGTCCCTGTTTCTGTAGTAGTTACCGAGgtgaagaaggaagaagaagagaaaactgTTGAGGACATCAAGGAAACAATCGTGGTTGAGGTTGCGACAACTTCAACACCACCACCAGCAACGACGCCTGTCGCGGAGGAGACACCCAAGGAGGAGGCTGAACCCGCAATCCCCGAGCCGCCAAAGGAGCCAGAAGAAGTCTCAATCTGGGGAATCCCTCTTCTAGCTGACGAAAGAACTGACGTAATCCTCTTGAAATTCCTCCGAGCAAGGGATTTCAGAGTGAAGGATGCGTTCACCATGATCAGAAACACCGTTCGTTGGAGGAAGGAATTTGAGGTTGATACTCTTCTAGAAGAAGACCTTGGAAATGATTACGAAAAGGTTGTTTTTACTCATGGAGTTGACAAACATGATCGCCCTGTTTGTTACAATGTTTTTGGTGAGTTCCAAAACAAGGAGCTTTACCAGAACACTTTCTCTGATGCTGAAAAGAGGAAGAAGTTCTTGAGATGGTTGATTCAATTCCTTGAGAAAACTATCAGAACCCTTGATTTTAGTCCTAAGGGGGTTAACTCTTTTGTTCTTGTTAATGATTTGAAGAACTCTCCTGGGTATGGTAAGAGAGATCTTTACAAGGTTATTGACAAGTTCCTTGAGATTCTCCAGGACAATTACCCTGAATTTGCTGCCAAACAG GTGTGCATCAATGTTTCATGGTGgtatttggcatacaactggatCTACTTGACTGTATTTTCACCAAGAAGCAAGAGCAAGTTTGTGTTTGCTAGTCCATCAAAGACTGCTGAAACCCTTTTCAA GTACATAGCTCCTGAACAGGTGCCTGTTCAGTTTGGTGGGCACAGTAAGGTTGGTGAACATGAATTTTCACCTGCTGATTCTGTCACTGAAGTTACTGTCAAGCCCGGCAGTAAACACCCCATTGAGTTTTCCTTCTCGGAG GAAACGGAGTTGGTGTGGGAGCTAAGAGTAATTGGATGGGATGTAACATATGGAGCAGAATTCATGCCATCAAAAGAAGGAGGATACACACTAAACATAACAAAGCCAAAGAAAGTAACAGGAGCAGATGAGCCAGTTATTTGTGACACATTTAAAGTAACTGAGCCAGGAAAGGTTGTTATTACCATTGACAACCAAAGTTCCAAGAAGAAGAAGCTCCTTTACAGGTCTAAAGTCAAGGTTTCTTCTCAGTGA